The Hymenobacter sp. 5317J-9 genome has a window encoding:
- a CDS encoding T9SS type A sorting domain-containing protein: protein MKNFTRGLRQLLCLGLLAAPGLARAQAQTWQWAAGPSGAGSLSVVRGTALDAAGNEVVAGYFSGTLTFGATTLTSAGGYDVFVARLSPLGVWTQAVQAGGPGDDVAYTLALDANGNALVAGYFGTTTGVVGGNVANFGTTALTSAGRYDAFVAQLSPTGTWTRAVRAGGIGNDVIFSLAADGLGNATVAGSFTDALTFGSTTLATNFGPDVFVARLSANGTWTQAAQAGGSGSDLPSGLVVDANGTATVVGYFQNDATFGTIALTGAGGARDVFVARLSAAGTWVQAIPAGGANDDYANAVALDGAGNAVVAGVFRGSAAFGPTTLTQVNAASILGGFVAKLSPAGVWTQALKVDGPNSVLISALAVDAADNVVVTGSFDSSASFGNTTLNSAGLEDIFVARLTPAGQWAQAIRAGGSGSDQSRAVVVDRSGAAVAAGFVQSPAAFGPLVLSSSSTTNTAFVARVGGLGLGTRAAFPHPRFALAPNPATATVSVVWPETTAAASIQVLDMLGREVRRQELPFHTSAATLDVTGLAPGMYVVRCGGATSQLQVE, encoded by the coding sequence ATGAAAAACTTTACCCGGGGTTTGCGCCAGCTGCTTTGCCTTGGCTTGCTGGCGGCGCCCGGCCTGGCCCGTGCGCAGGCGCAAACGTGGCAGTGGGCCGCCGGGCCTTCCGGCGCCGGTTCGCTTTCGGTGGTGCGCGGCACGGCCCTGGATGCGGCCGGCAATGAGGTCGTGGCGGGGTATTTCAGCGGGACGCTCACCTTTGGCGCTACTACTCTTACCAGTGCCGGCGGCTACGATGTGTTCGTGGCCAGACTCAGCCCGCTCGGCGTTTGGACGCAAGCCGTGCAGGCCGGTGGCCCGGGCGACGACGTCGCTTACACCCTCGCCCTGGACGCGAATGGCAACGCTTTGGTAGCGGGCTATTTTGGTACCACCACGGGCGTTGTGGGCGGAAACGTGGCTAATTTCGGCACCACCGCCCTGACCAGCGCCGGCCGCTACGATGCGTTTGTGGCGCAGCTCAGCCCCACCGGTACCTGGACGCGGGCCGTGCGGGCCGGTGGCATCGGCAACGATGTCATTTTCTCCCTCGCCGCGGATGGCCTGGGCAACGCAACCGTGGCGGGCAGTTTTACCGACGCGCTGACCTTCGGCAGCACGACCCTGGCCACGAACTTCGGCCCGGATGTGTTCGTGGCGCGCCTGAGTGCCAACGGGACCTGGACGCAAGCCGCGCAGGCCGGTGGCTCGGGCTCCGACCTGCCTTCGGGCCTCGTCGTAGATGCAAATGGCACCGCCACCGTCGTGGGCTATTTTCAGAACGATGCCACCTTTGGCACCATTGCCCTGACCGGAGCCGGCGGGGCCCGCGATGTCTTTGTGGCGCGGCTTAGCGCGGCGGGCACCTGGGTGCAGGCCATCCCGGCCGGCGGGGCCAACGACGACTACGCCAACGCGGTGGCCCTCGACGGCGCGGGCAATGCGGTGGTGGCCGGGGTGTTCCGGGGAAGTGCCGCTTTCGGCCCCACCACGCTCACCCAAGTCAATGCGGCCTCCATTCTGGGCGGCTTCGTGGCCAAGCTCTCCCCTGCCGGCGTTTGGACCCAAGCCCTGAAAGTGGATGGGCCAAACAGCGTGTTGATTTCGGCGCTGGCCGTTGATGCGGCCGACAACGTCGTCGTCACAGGCTCCTTCGATTCTTCCGCCAGCTTCGGCAACACGACACTGAACAGCGCGGGCCTGGAAGACATTTTTGTGGCCCGGCTCACGCCGGCGGGCCAGTGGGCCCAGGCCATTCGCGCCGGCGGTAGCGGCTCCGACCAATCGCGCGCGGTAGTGGTTGACAGGAGCGGAGCGGCTGTTGCGGCAGGCTTCGTGCAGAGCCCCGCGGCCTTCGGCCCGCTGGTGCTGTCGAGTTCGAGCACTACCAACACGGCGTTTGTGGCCCGGGTTGGCGGGTTGGGCCTGGGCACCCGGGCGGCGTTTCCGCACCCACGCTTCGCCTTGGCTCCCAACCCGGCTACCGCCACGGTGAGCGTGGTGTGGCCCGAAACGACGGCCGCGGCTTCAATTCAAGTGCTGGATATGCTGGGCCGGGAAGTTCGCCGCCAGGAACTTCCCTTTCACACCTCGGCCGCCACCCTCGATGTCACCGGGCTTGCTCCGGGAATGTACGTGGTGCGCTGCGGCGGCGCCACCAGCCAGCTGCAGGTGGAATAA
- a CDS encoding MFS transporter: MRTAFRSLQHRNFRLYYAGQSVSLIGTWMQRLAVGWLVYNATHSAFLLGLVSFCSQIPTLLLAPYGGTVADRYSRYRVLLITQVASLGQACVLAWLVLSGHYVTWAVAGLSLLLGTINAFDIPARQSLIAELVEDRSHLPNAIALNSTMVNLARLVGPAVAGLLLARFGEGPCFVVNAVSFVAVVASLLLMRIAPRPRRAHRPGAWEGLREGWAYLRRAPNLRRQILLMAAISFCVMPYGTLLPVFAKDVFHGAAGTFGWLNSLSGLGSLVGAFYLAAQPAEGRRPQLITYAALAFSASVLAFALSPALGVALVCITLGGAGMMLFIAGTNTAIQTNVADHMRGRVLSYYVMAFQGIQPLGALLVGWLARHIGAPHTVALQGALGLAVGLAFWQQGRRAAQEKNLVAAGN; encoded by the coding sequence TTGCGCACCGCCTTCCGCTCCCTTCAGCACCGCAATTTCCGGCTCTACTACGCCGGGCAGTCCGTTTCGCTGATTGGCACCTGGATGCAGCGGCTAGCCGTAGGCTGGCTGGTGTACAACGCCACGCATTCGGCCTTTTTGCTGGGCCTGGTGTCGTTTTGCAGCCAGATTCCGACGCTGCTGCTCGCCCCCTATGGCGGCACCGTGGCCGACCGCTACAGCCGCTACCGCGTGCTGCTCATCACGCAGGTGGCTTCGCTGGGGCAGGCTTGTGTGCTGGCCTGGCTGGTGCTCAGCGGGCACTACGTCACTTGGGCCGTGGCGGGCCTCAGCCTGCTGCTGGGCACCATCAATGCCTTCGACATTCCGGCCCGGCAGTCGCTCATTGCTGAGCTGGTGGAAGACCGCAGCCACCTGCCCAACGCCATTGCCCTGAACTCGACCATGGTGAACTTGGCCCGGCTGGTGGGGCCGGCGGTGGCCGGGCTGCTGCTGGCCCGCTTCGGCGAAGGCCCCTGCTTTGTGGTGAATGCCGTGAGCTTTGTGGCGGTGGTGGCCTCGCTGCTGCTCATGCGCATCGCGCCGCGCCCACGGCGGGCGCACCGCCCCGGCGCCTGGGAGGGCCTGCGCGAGGGCTGGGCCTACCTGCGCCGGGCGCCCAACCTGCGCCGCCAGATTCTGCTCATGGCGGCCATCAGCTTCTGCGTGATGCCCTATGGCACTCTGCTCCCGGTGTTTGCCAAAGACGTGTTTCACGGCGCCGCGGGCACGTTTGGGTGGCTCAACAGCCTCTCGGGGCTGGGCTCGCTGGTGGGGGCTTTCTACCTGGCTGCGCAGCCCGCCGAGGGCCGCCGCCCGCAGCTGATTACCTACGCGGCGCTGGCCTTCAGCGCCAGCGTGCTGGCTTTTGCCCTGAGCCCGGCGCTGGGCGTGGCGCTGGTATGCATCACGCTGGGCGGGGCGGGCATGATGCTTTTCATTGCGGGCACCAACACGGCCATTCAAACCAACGTGGCCGACCACATGCGCGGCCGGGTGCTGAGCTACTACGTGATGGCGTTTCAGGGCATTCAGCCGCTGGGCGCCCTGCTGGTGGGCTGGTTGGCGCGGCACATTGGGGCGCCGCACACGGTGGCGCTGCAGGGGGCGCTGGGACTGGCGGTGGGGCTGGCGTTCTGGCAGCAGGGCCGCCGCGCCGCGCAGGAAAAGAATTTGGTGGCGGCAGGCAACTAA
- a CDS encoding DUF475 domain-containing protein: MNQYLQQIIDNPLASAAIVGNLVIIESLLSVDNAAVLATMVGDLPKEQRHKALRYGIIGAYVFRGLCILFASFLIRFWFLKPLGGLYLLYLAYGHFRSRPEHSEETIDKEKSWVYRNTLGLFGKFWATVALIELMDLAFSIDNVFAVVAFTNNLILICAGVFIGILAMRLVAQAFVLLMGKYPFLETAAFVVIGLLGLKLVLSLVSHFLPGHPTSEALESEAADVALTVLTVACFAVPWATSLLFNVPQRPAGNRLAEAERQADEDSRQA, encoded by the coding sequence GTGAATCAATACCTCCAGCAAATTATTGACAACCCCCTGGCTTCGGCGGCCATTGTGGGCAATCTGGTCATCATCGAAAGCCTGCTCTCGGTGGACAATGCCGCCGTGCTGGCCACCATGGTGGGCGACCTGCCCAAGGAGCAGCGCCACAAGGCCTTGCGCTACGGCATCATCGGGGCCTACGTGTTTCGGGGGCTGTGCATTCTGTTTGCCTCGTTTCTCATCCGGTTCTGGTTTTTGAAGCCGCTGGGCGGGCTCTACCTGCTGTACCTGGCCTACGGCCATTTCCGGTCCCGCCCCGAGCACAGCGAGGAAACCATCGACAAAGAGAAAAGCTGGGTGTACCGCAACACGCTGGGGTTGTTTGGAAAGTTCTGGGCCACGGTGGCGCTCATCGAGCTCATGGACTTGGCCTTTTCCATTGACAACGTGTTTGCCGTGGTGGCCTTCACCAACAACCTGATTCTGATTTGCGCGGGCGTGTTCATCGGCATCCTGGCCATGCGGCTGGTGGCCCAGGCCTTTGTGCTGCTGATGGGCAAGTACCCGTTTCTGGAAACGGCCGCTTTCGTGGTCATCGGCCTGCTGGGCCTCAAGCTGGTGCTGTCATTGGTAAGCCACTTCCTGCCCGGCCACCCCACGAGCGAGGCCCTGGAAAGCGAAGCCGCCGACGTGGCCCTCACCGTGCTCACGGTGGCGTGCTTTGCGGTGCCGTGGGCCACCTCGCTGCTCTTCAACGTGCCCCAGCGCCCCGCCGGCAACCGCCTGGCCGAGGCTGAGCGGCAGGCCGACGAAGACAGCCGGCAAGCGTAG
- a CDS encoding alpha/beta fold hydrolase has protein sequence MPSPATGSPTPITVRLPDGRRLGLTRYGNPAHRPVVFHHGFGSSGLELPDEPALLARLQLQLLAFDRPGVGQSDVYRRLSFPSFADDVVVALEALNISGPVGVMGWSVGGVHALALAARHPARVAAVQLLSTCLPLGEPDAYRHLTPTWKLLRWGQTAFPWANRTTFLWLSRQWARHPDRAIGGFIRLMRPEEARVTARFRTLLRDAAVQGFANHGRGVYDDAQAWCRRPGFRIEDVQAPAVLWHGEADGVWSPVNIPYLAQRLGHAPVRLVPGAGHMLYLEQWPAILEEMSALLPNAP, from the coding sequence ATGCCCTCCCCCGCCACCGGAAGCCCTACGCCTATCACCGTCCGCCTGCCCGACGGCCGCCGGCTGGGCCTGACGCGCTACGGCAACCCCGCGCACCGGCCGGTGGTGTTTCACCACGGCTTCGGCTCCTCGGGGCTGGAGCTACCGGATGAGCCGGCCCTGCTGGCGCGCCTGCAGCTCCAGCTGCTGGCCTTCGATAGGCCGGGCGTGGGGCAGTCCGACGTGTACCGCCGGCTGTCGTTTCCGTCGTTTGCCGATGACGTAGTGGTGGCGCTTGAGGCGCTCAACATCTCCGGGCCGGTGGGCGTGATGGGCTGGTCGGTGGGCGGAGTGCACGCGCTGGCGCTGGCGGCGCGGCACCCGGCGCGGGTGGCGGCGGTGCAGCTGCTCAGCACCTGCCTGCCGCTGGGCGAGCCCGACGCCTACCGCCACCTCACGCCCACCTGGAAGCTCTTGCGCTGGGGCCAGACTGCTTTCCCGTGGGCCAACCGCACCACTTTTCTCTGGCTGAGCCGGCAGTGGGCCCGCCACCCCGACCGCGCCATCGGCGGGTTCATCCGGCTGATGCGCCCGGAGGAAGCCCGCGTCACGGCCCGCTTCCGGACGCTGCTGCGCGATGCGGCAGTGCAGGGCTTCGCCAACCACGGTCGCGGCGTGTACGACGACGCCCAGGCCTGGTGCCGCCGGCCCGGCTTTCGCATCGAAGACGTGCAGGCGCCCGCCGTGCTCTGGCACGGCGAAGCCGATGGCGTGTGGAGTCCGGTCAACATTCCGTACCTGGCGCAACGCCTCGGCCACGCGCCGGTGCGGCTGGTGCCCGGCGCGGGTCACATGCTGTATTTGGAGCAGTGGCCCGCTATTTTGGAAGAAATGAGCGCGCTGCTCCCCAACGCTCCATAA
- a CDS encoding DUF3891 family protein, giving the protein MIVNSTPAGWQIIYQQAHALLAMQLAWHWPPTLPPDRWVGLLAAIAQHDDEQDAWRGRGGHHGLTAAGAPANFTHKPFSLEQAAGVLAAARFQGRWRSLLTSLHLSCLYEGLRGESEEITSFLDYLKARQQEWRRGLKLTKAEAQQAYDLLHWCDRLSLILCRHEIPEMGRAVEIHHGPDGRRYDLRQPQGPGGPVLIEPWPFAAPELEVSVEASVLTQLQFRDDAELAAALRAAPIETLRWTLRRA; this is encoded by the coding sequence ATGATAGTCAACTCCACGCCCGCCGGCTGGCAAATCATCTACCAACAGGCCCACGCCTTGCTGGCCATGCAGCTGGCCTGGCACTGGCCGCCCACCCTGCCGCCCGACCGCTGGGTGGGCCTGCTGGCCGCCATTGCCCAGCACGACGACGAGCAGGACGCCTGGCGCGGGCGCGGCGGCCACCACGGCCTCACGGCCGCCGGGGCGCCGGCCAATTTCACCCATAAGCCCTTTTCGCTGGAGCAGGCCGCCGGGGTGCTGGCCGCCGCCCGCTTCCAGGGGCGCTGGCGCAGCCTGCTCACCAGTCTGCACCTGAGCTGCCTCTACGAGGGCCTGCGGGGCGAGTCGGAAGAAATAACGTCTTTCCTCGACTACCTCAAGGCGCGCCAGCAGGAATGGCGGCGCGGCCTCAAGCTCACCAAGGCCGAGGCCCAGCAGGCCTACGACCTGCTGCACTGGTGCGACCGGCTGTCGCTTATTCTCTGCCGGCACGAAATCCCGGAAATGGGCCGCGCCGTGGAAATTCACCACGGCCCCGACGGCCGCCGCTACGACCTGCGCCAGCCCCAGGGCCCCGGCGGCCCCGTACTCATTGAGCCCTGGCCCTTTGCCGCGCCCGAGCTGGAGGTGAGCGTGGAAGCCAGCGTGCTTACGCAGCTGCAGTTTCGCGACGATGCGGAGCTGGCCGCGGCCCTGCGCGCGGCCCCCATCGAGACGCTGCGCTGGACGCTGCGCCGCGCCTGA
- a CDS encoding YihY/virulence factor BrkB family protein — MASHYKFSDVVAVLKSSASEFSNNNSFRHAAALSYYTIFSLPPLLLIVITVASAAYGGEAVTGQIYGQLKGLVGADSAKFLQDSIAKFTVQQRGPVATTIGLATLIFAATTFFVTLQESINDIWNLKVKTAGIGIGAFLKQRFLSFGLILSVALLLLISFVISAVLSAFTGWLQRQIPEVGIIVIHIVDVVLSLGITTLLFALIYRFLPDAIIRWRDVGIGAFITAALFVIGKYLIAFYIAKSDPGSAFGAAGSAIVLLLWVNYSSLIIFFGAEFTQEFADAFGQKVQPKAHAVRVRLEEIAPGESDEEKATGRPRSTGRWKS; from the coding sequence ATGGCTTCGCACTATAAATTCTCCGACGTTGTGGCGGTTCTGAAGTCTTCCGCTTCGGAGTTTAGCAACAACAACTCGTTCCGGCACGCGGCGGCACTCTCGTACTACACCATCTTTTCACTGCCGCCGCTGCTGCTCATCGTCATCACGGTGGCCAGCGCGGCCTACGGCGGCGAGGCCGTGACGGGCCAGATTTACGGGCAGCTGAAGGGGCTGGTGGGGGCCGACTCGGCCAAGTTCCTGCAAGACAGCATTGCCAAATTCACGGTGCAGCAGCGCGGGCCCGTGGCCACTACCATCGGCCTGGCCACGCTCATTTTCGCGGCCACCACCTTCTTCGTCACGCTGCAGGAAAGCATCAACGACATCTGGAACCTGAAGGTGAAAACGGCCGGCATCGGCATCGGGGCGTTTCTGAAGCAGCGGTTTCTGTCGTTCGGGCTCATTCTGAGCGTGGCGCTGCTGCTGCTCATCTCGTTTGTGATAAGCGCCGTGCTGAGCGCGTTTACGGGCTGGCTGCAGCGGCAGATTCCGGAAGTGGGCATCATCGTCATCCACATCGTCGACGTGGTGCTGTCGTTGGGCATCACCACGCTGCTCTTCGCCCTCATCTACCGCTTTCTGCCCGATGCCATCATTCGCTGGCGCGACGTGGGCATTGGGGCCTTCATCACCGCCGCGCTGTTCGTCATCGGCAAGTACCTCATTGCGTTCTACATCGCCAAGTCGGACCCCGGCTCGGCGTTTGGGGCGGCGGGTTCGGCCATTGTGCTGCTGCTGTGGGTCAACTATTCGTCGCTCATCATCTTCTTCGGGGCTGAGTTTACCCAGGAGTTTGCCGATGCCTTTGGCCAGAAAGTGCAGCCCAAAGCGCACGCCGTGCGCGTGCGCCTCGAAGAAATTGCCCCCGGCGAGTCGGACGAGGAAAAGGCCACCGGCCGGCCCCGCTCCACGGGCCGCTGGAAATCGTAG
- the rlmN gene encoding 23S rRNA (adenine(2503)-C(2))-methyltransferase RlmN has product MLLELPLAPVIKKRDIRKTSPDELKAFMVEHGEKPFRAKQVLEWLWKNTAATFDEMNNISVATRELLANHFVINGVTVQNKQLSNDGTIKSAFRLYDGNVVEGVLIPHDTRMTACISSQVGCSLTCKFCATGYMDRKRNLDAAEIYDQVVRIREQCEAQYGTPLTNIVYMGMGEPLLNYANVVESVRRITAPDGLNMAPRRITISTAGIAKMIKKLADDDVKANLALSLHAPTDAKRNEIMPINEANSLAALKEALQYYHQKTGRKVTYEYIVFENFNDELEDAAELLKIAKWLPCKVNLIEYNPIENAAYQNAEADKITAFHKFLADRGVQTNIRRSRGKDIDAACGQLAVKEEKGAIAE; this is encoded by the coding sequence ATGTTACTGGAACTGCCCCTCGCCCCCGTCATCAAAAAGCGCGACATCCGCAAAACCTCGCCCGACGAGCTCAAGGCCTTTATGGTGGAGCACGGCGAGAAGCCCTTCCGCGCCAAGCAGGTGCTGGAATGGCTGTGGAAAAACACCGCCGCCACCTTCGACGAGATGAACAACATCTCGGTGGCCACGCGCGAGTTGCTGGCCAACCACTTCGTCATCAACGGCGTGACGGTGCAGAACAAGCAACTGAGCAACGACGGCACCATCAAGTCGGCCTTCCGGCTGTATGACGGCAACGTGGTGGAGGGCGTGCTCATTCCGCACGACACGCGCATGACGGCCTGCATTTCGAGCCAGGTGGGCTGCTCGCTCACGTGTAAGTTTTGCGCCACGGGCTACATGGACCGCAAGCGCAACCTCGACGCGGCCGAGATTTACGACCAGGTGGTGCGCATCCGGGAGCAGTGCGAGGCCCAGTACGGCACGCCCCTCACCAACATCGTGTACATGGGCATGGGCGAGCCCCTGCTCAACTACGCCAACGTGGTGGAAAGCGTGCGCCGCATCACCGCCCCCGACGGCCTGAACATGGCCCCGCGCCGCATCACCATCAGCACGGCCGGCATCGCCAAGATGATTAAAAAGCTGGCCGACGACGACGTGAAGGCCAACCTAGCCCTGTCGCTGCACGCCCCCACCGACGCCAAGCGCAACGAAATCATGCCCATCAACGAGGCCAACTCCCTGGCCGCGCTGAAGGAAGCCCTGCAGTACTACCACCAAAAAACCGGCCGCAAAGTCACCTACGAGTACATCGTGTTCGAGAACTTCAACGACGAGCTGGAGGACGCGGCCGAGCTGCTGAAAATTGCCAAGTGGCTGCCCTGCAAGGTGAACCTGATTGAGTACAACCCCATCGAAAACGCCGCCTACCAGAACGCCGAGGCCGACAAAATCACGGCTTTCCACAAGTTCCTGGCCGACCGCGGCGTGCAAACCAACATCCGCCGCTCGCGCGGCAAGGACATCGACGCCGCCTGCGGGCAGCTGGCCGTGAAGGAAGAAAAGGGCGCTATCGCAGAATAG
- a CDS encoding cupin domain-containing protein: MQRRHFLATSLLAAPAAALAATGLPHPAPPLAAEPAAPTAGSFVVSAGEGRFQEKTFVGPNPNDIKISGKDTGGALAVFEYTGVAKGGPSLHLHVAQDEVFYVVSGEYLFVVGGEQRQLKAGDTIFLPRQVPHTWTQLTATGKLVYFLQPAGQMEDFFRALSASKTPRTQAEREQLSRDHGMQLLGPPLPVTP, encoded by the coding sequence ATGCAACGCCGACACTTTCTCGCTACCTCGCTGCTGGCCGCGCCCGCAGCCGCTTTGGCCGCCACCGGCCTTCCCCACCCCGCCCCGCCGCTTGCGGCCGAACCCGCTGCCCCAACCGCTGGCAGCTTCGTGGTGAGCGCGGGCGAGGGCCGCTTTCAGGAGAAAACCTTTGTGGGCCCGAACCCCAACGACATCAAGATTTCGGGCAAGGACACGGGCGGGGCGCTGGCCGTGTTTGAGTACACGGGCGTGGCCAAGGGCGGCCCCTCGCTGCACCTGCACGTGGCGCAGGACGAAGTTTTTTATGTGGTGAGCGGCGAATACCTGTTTGTGGTGGGCGGCGAGCAGCGCCAGCTCAAGGCCGGCGACACCATTTTCCTACCCCGCCAGGTGCCCCACACCTGGACGCAGCTCACCGCTACCGGCAAGCTGGTGTATTTTCTGCAGCCCGCCGGCCAGATGGAGGACTTCTTCCGGGCGCTCTCGGCCAGCAAAACGCCGCGCACCCAGGCCGAACGTGAGCAGCTGTCGCGCGACCACGGCATGCAGCTGCTGGGGCCGCCGCTGCCCGTTACGCCCTGA
- a CDS encoding helix-turn-helix domain-containing protein — protein MLLQDFLPSPPLREYVRIIQVIHFVFEAGVPLPFKAYPPRPEQCLSFYPRDAEAVAYPTGPAKAVRPRAALIGQHAVVSNRYVGREFLALQVVLQPGALYRLTSIPQPELTNTYIDAEAVWPAELRQLNERLSSAAAWPEMLPMVEEFLLGRIRRVRTAPHPADAVGRLLLHPSPHLTLDALAGHACLSPRQLDRQFAQRLGVGPALYARIVRFDRAFRLKNSQPGLDWLSIALACGYYDHQHLAKDYRAFTGSSPSAFFEQDNRAPERAFGLVEA, from the coding sequence ATGCTGCTTCAGGATTTTTTGCCCAGCCCGCCGCTGCGGGAGTACGTGCGCATCATCCAAGTTATTCATTTTGTGTTCGAGGCTGGCGTGCCCCTGCCTTTCAAGGCCTACCCGCCGCGGCCCGAGCAGTGCCTGTCGTTCTACCCGCGCGACGCCGAAGCGGTGGCCTACCCCACCGGCCCGGCCAAGGCCGTCCGGCCCCGCGCGGCGCTCATCGGGCAGCACGCCGTGGTGAGCAACCGCTACGTGGGCCGCGAATTTCTGGCCTTGCAGGTGGTGCTGCAGCCGGGGGCCCTCTACCGCCTCACCAGCATTCCGCAGCCCGAGCTCACCAATACCTACATCGACGCCGAAGCCGTGTGGCCCGCCGAACTGCGCCAACTGAACGAGCGCCTGAGCAGCGCCGCTGCCTGGCCCGAGATGTTGCCCATGGTTGAAGAATTCCTGCTGGGCCGCATCCGGCGCGTGCGCACTGCCCCGCACCCCGCCGACGCCGTGGGCCGGCTGCTGCTGCACCCGTCGCCCCACCTCACCCTCGATGCGCTGGCCGGCCACGCCTGCCTGAGCCCGCGGCAGCTCGACCGGCAGTTTGCCCAGCGCCTGGGCGTGGGCCCCGCCCTCTACGCCCGCATCGTGCGCTTCGACCGGGCTTTCCGGCTCAAGAACAGCCAGCCGGGGCTCGACTGGCTCAGCATTGCCCTGGCCTGCGGCTACTACGACCACCAGCACCTCGCCAAAGACTACCGCGCCTTCACGGGCAGCAGCCCCAGCGCGTTTTTCGAGCAGGACAACCGGGCGCCCGAGCGGGCTTTTGGGTTGGTGGAGGCGTAG
- a CDS encoding thioesterase family protein, with product MPRVKVALPDTFSFRTEIPVRITDLNYGGHLGNDALLGLLHEARVQFLRSLGLENDYDPVSKLGLIMVDAAVEYKGEAFHGDVLRFNMAATDASKYGFDVVYHVHNQAGREIARAKTGMLCFDYNVRKLRLLPAELAAQLG from the coding sequence ATGCCCCGCGTAAAAGTAGCCTTGCCCGATACGTTCTCCTTCCGCACCGAAATCCCGGTCCGCATCACCGACCTCAACTACGGCGGCCACCTCGGCAACGATGCGCTGCTGGGCCTGCTGCACGAGGCGCGGGTGCAGTTCCTGCGCTCGCTGGGCCTTGAAAACGACTACGACCCCGTCAGCAAGCTCGGCCTCATCATGGTCGACGCGGCCGTGGAGTACAAGGGCGAGGCCTTTCACGGCGACGTGCTGCGCTTCAACATGGCCGCCACCGACGCCAGCAAGTACGGTTTCGACGTGGTGTACCACGTGCACAACCAGGCCGGCCGGGAAATAGCCCGCGCCAAAACCGGCATGCTCTGCTTCGACTACAACGTGCGCAAGCTGCGCCTGCTGCCCGCAGAGCTAGCGGCGCAACTGGGGTAG
- the mnmD gene encoding tRNA (5-methylaminomethyl-2-thiouridine)(34)-methyltransferase MnmD — protein sequence MKNEEFADEPKVEVRRTADGSATLYVPALDEHYHSRHGARQESEHVFIEAGLLPRLEAGLGGPCARPLHLLEVGLGTGLNALLTLARAQTAGAAVAYDALETVPLPPEVVTELARKWTTDAPESVALLHQLHAAPWAETFPLAPHFFLTKLPEALEAAQLPANYYDLVYFDAFAPEKQPELWTEAIFIQLYAAAAPGAVLVSYCAQGQFRRNLRAAGWHTEKLPGPPASAK from the coding sequence ATGAAGAACGAAGAATTCGCCGACGAGCCAAAGGTAGAAGTGCGGCGCACGGCCGACGGCTCGGCCACGCTCTACGTGCCGGCGCTCGACGAGCACTACCACTCGCGCCACGGCGCCCGGCAGGAGTCGGAGCACGTGTTCATCGAGGCCGGGCTGCTGCCGCGGCTCGAAGCCGGGCTGGGCGGGCCCTGCGCCCGGCCGCTGCACCTGCTCGAAGTGGGCCTCGGCACCGGCCTGAACGCCCTGCTGACCCTGGCCCGCGCCCAAACGGCCGGCGCCGCCGTGGCCTACGACGCCCTCGAAACCGTGCCGCTGCCGCCCGAGGTAGTAACCGAGCTGGCTCGCAAATGGACCACTGATGCACCCGAAAGCGTGGCCTTGCTGCACCAGCTGCACGCCGCCCCTTGGGCCGAAACTTTCCCGTTGGCGCCCCACTTCTTCCTCACCAAGCTGCCCGAGGCGCTGGAAGCCGCCCAGTTGCCCGCCAACTACTACGACCTGGTTTATTTCGACGCTTTCGCTCCCGAAAAACAGCCCGAATTATGGACCGAAGCCATTTTCATTCAGCTTTACGCCGCCGCCGCACCGGGCGCCGTGCTGGTGAGCTACTGCGCCCAGGGCCAGTTTCGGCGCAACCTGCGGGCCGCTGGCTGGCACACCGAAAAGCTGCCCGGCCCCCCGGCAAGCGCGAAATGA
- a CDS encoding anaerobic ribonucleoside-triphosphate reductase — MPTNSTLEIYCPRCRWAPDGGAHWQCDCGCIWNTFDTAAVCPQCRYRHSHTQCPTFPGGCGASSPHIDWYHGLDETVAELVEQAHTAPVSVCCTSNES; from the coding sequence ATGCCGACCAACTCTACGCTCGAAATTTATTGCCCCCGTTGCCGCTGGGCCCCCGACGGCGGGGCGCATTGGCAGTGCGACTGCGGCTGCATCTGGAACACGTTCGATACGGCGGCGGTGTGCCCGCAGTGCCGGTACCGGCATAGCCATACCCAGTGCCCAACCTTCCCCGGCGGCTGCGGCGCCTCGTCGCCCCACATCGACTGGTACCACGGGCTCGATGAAACCGTGGCGGAACTGGTGGAGCAGGCACACACCGCGCCGGTTAGCGTATGTTGCACCAGTAATGAGTCGTAA